The nucleotide sequence GCATAAACAGACTACAATAAGTTGCACATGTCTTAACTTTAACTTTCTCAGTTCTCCAATAAGCAATCAACTTGCGAAAATGACTCTCAGGTATGCTTTTAGGACGATTTTTCAGCATTTCATTAACACTTTTGTATGGCAGAAAATGATTTTGCTTGATTGTGGTCTTATACCGTCTCTAGTTGTCATTGATACGAGCAAGGACTATCCTCTTTCCTTCAGTTGGAATAATGAACTTAGCCTATAAAACACAAATATTATTTGCTAGTAAGAATAAAATACATGTGTACATTTCCAAATAATTTCTAAAAGAGACAATAATAATATTCTCACTTGAACATATTCCCAAATGGCTTCTTTATCTTTAATCCCCTTCCAATTTGTGTAAATTAATGGACAAAAATCTGAATTCCTTGCCACTGTGCCCAAAAATTTGCTCAAGTTATTTACAGCTTCATCAGTAGGACCAATTGCCTCTCCTTCAATATCTAGAGTAATTTCTTCTCTATCTTCCAACTGTCTTGCATGAATCTTCAAGCATTGTGTAGGACCTCGTGTTTTCTTCaagctcagaataaggccatcagcatcattggtcaatcaaaacaaggcatgaaatcagccattaacaaggataaagcagcactaaacagcaaaatcaacccatataaactcactaaaaccaaatcagcactaataaaacagctcagaataaggccatcagcatcattgctctatcaaaacaaggcatgaaattagccattaacaaggataaatcagcactaaacagcaaaatcaacccatataaactcactaaaaccaaatcagcacttataaaacagctcagaataaggccatcatcatcgttgctcaatcaaaacaaggcatgaaatcagccattaacaaggataaagcagcactaaacagcaaaatcaacccatataaactcactaaaaccaaatcagcacttataaaacagctcagaataaggccatcatcatcattgctctatcaaaacaaggcatgaaatcagccattaacaaggataaagcagcactaaaaagcaaaatcaacccatataaactcactaaaaccaaatcagcactaataaaacagctcagaataaggccatcagcatcatgctctatcaaaacaaggcatgaaattaGCCATTAACAAGTATAAAGgagcactaaacagcaaaatcaacccatataaactcactaaaaccaaatcaACACTTATAAAatagctcagaataaggccatcatcatcattgctcaatcaaaacaaggcatgaaatcagccattaacaaggataaagcagcactaaacagcaaaatcaacccatataaACTCACTAAAACCAAATTAGCACTTataaaacagctcagaataaggccatcatcatcattgctctatcaaaacaaggcatgaaatcagccattaacaaggataaagcagcactaaacagcaaaatcaacccatataaactcactaaaaccaaatcagcactaataaaacagctcagaataaggccatcagcatcattgctctatcaaaacaaggcatgaaatcagccattaacatgGATAAAGCAGCACTACACAGCACAATCAACCCATATAAactcactaaaaccaaatcagcactaataaaacagctcagaataaggccatcagcatcattgctctatcaaaacaaggcatgaaatcagccattaacatgGATAAAGCAGCACTACACAGCACAATCAACCCATATAAactcactaaaaccaaatcagcactaataaaacagctcagaataaggccatcagcatcattgctctatcaaaacaaggcatgaaatcagccattaacatgGATAAAGCAGCACTACACAGCACAATCAACCCATATAAactcactaaaaccaaatcagcactaataaaacagctcagaataaggccatcagcatcattgctctatcaaaacaaggcatgaaatcagccattaacatgGATAAAGCAGCACTACACAGCACAATCAACCCATATAAactcactaaaaccaaatcagcactaataaaacagctcagaataaggccatcagcatcattgctctatcaaaacaaggcatgaaatcagccattaacatgGATAAAGCAGCACTACACAGCACAATCAACCCATATAAactcactaaaaccaaatcagcactaataaaacagctcagaataaggccatcagcatcattgctctatcaaaacaaggcatgaaatcagccattaacatgGATAAAGCAGCACTACACAGCACAATCAACCCATATAAactcactaaaaccaaatcagcactaataaaacagctcagaataaggccatcagcatcattgctctatcaaaacaaggcatgaaatcagccattaacatgGATAAAGCAGCACTACACAGCACAATCAACCCATATAAactcactaaaaccaaatcagcactaataaaacagctcagaataaggccatcagcatcattgctctatcaaaacaaggcatgaaatcagccattaacatgGATAAAGCAGCACTACACAGCACAATCAACCCATATAAactcactaaaaccaaatcagcacTTATAAAatagctcagaataaggccatcatcatcattgctcaatactcactaaaaccaaatcagcactaataaaacagctcagaataaggccattAGCATCATTGCTctatcaaaacaaggcatgaaatcagccattaacatgGATAAAGCAGCACTACACAGCACAATCAACCCATATAAactcactaaaaccaaatcagcacTTATAAAatagctcagaataaggccatcatcatcattgctcaatcaaaacaaggcatgaaatcagccattaacaaggataaagcagcactacaCAGCAATAACAACCCAtataaaacttcctaaccacctaTATCCACTACAAAAGGATCATCCCGAGAACATCTTTTATTAAAATGAACTGAAGTTAGACCAAAATTCTCTTCCTCAACTTCAAACCAATCACAATTGAAGAGAACAAATTTGAAACATGCATAATAGTCTAACTCAATTATGTCATTTATTGCACCAAAATATGTTACGGCTTTTGTCATTGGGTTATTATCCTTGGCACTAGCAAAGCTTGGTGTTTCGCACACCAAAGTCACACCACTGTTTTGAGTTGTGTGGCTTGCATCATGTTCTCTAGTTTGAAATTTGTAGCCATTGATTACATAACTAGAAAATCGTTTTGCAACTGTGTTTGGGCCTCTAGACAAATCTTTAAGTTGTTTCGAAACATCTTCATGAGAAGCACGCTCTTTGAACCATTCACTAAAATCATGGCTTAGAGTTTTTGCCTTCTTCCATTTTCTACCTTTAGTTTGATTGTTGACATGTTCCTCATACTCTCTAAAGTAAATAAAAAGTATGttagttatattttttaatagagAATTGGTAGTTGGAAAATATATAGGAAAAATACCTAATGTAGTCTTTAACTTTATCACAATTGAATAAGATGTACCGATGAGCTTGTATTTTTGAGTTGGTATCTAGAGAAAAAGGTTGCCNNNNNNNNNNNNNNNNNNNNNNNNNNNNNNNNNNNNNNNNNNNNNNNNNNNNNNNNNNNNNNNNNNNNNNNNNNNNNNNNNNNCatcaacccatatgaactcactaaaatcaaatcagcactaataaaacagctcagaataaggccatcatcatcattgctcaatcaaaacaaggcataAATCAGCCATtgacaaggataaagcagcactaaacagcaaaatcaacccatatgaactcactaaaGTAAGTAAAAAGTGAGTCAGTTAAATTTGCTAATACAGAATTGGTAGTtggaaaatatataaaaaaaaatacctaaTGTAGTCTTTAACTTTATCACAATTGAATAAGATGTACCGATGAGCTTGTATTTTTGAGTTGGTATCTAGAGAAAAAGGTTGCCCTTTTCTCTTTCCACCAATTGGTCGCCCCAAGCATGCAAAATAGCTATCATGACATACGTCAGCTTCACTGCAATTATCATAATTTTGTGTCCTCCTACTCAGCCTTGTATCCATATCATGACTTAAATACCTTGAGCAAAATGTCAAGCATTCCTCGGCTAAATATCCTTCAGCAATTGAACCTTCGGGGCGGCTCTTATTGTGAACGTAGGACTTTAACCTACACAGATATCTCTCGATGGGGTACATCCACCTAAATTGAACTGGGCCACCCAACCTCAACTCGTTTACCAGATGAATAGGCAAATGGACCATTATATCAAAGAAACTAGGAGGAAATATTCTTTCCAATTGGCACAAAATCTCTCTAATATCTACTTCCAAATGATCTATTGTATCATTTTCAACAACTTTTTGGCACAAGGAACGAAAGAATGAACCTAGATAAATTAAAGGGCCAGCTACTTGATTATGCATTGTGCATTTTATAGCTACTTGCAACAAATAATGCAACATAAAATGAGCATCATGACTTTTGTAGCCTGATATCTTTTTCTCAGCAACATGAACACACCGAGAAATGTTAGAGGCACTACCAGATGGCAATTTTACTGACTTCAAAATATCACAAAAAATAGTTTTTTCTTGATTAGTAAGGTTAAAACAAGCCTTAGcaattttttctttcttgccACCATCTATCTCCTTTGGTTGAAGTTTTTTTCTTATGCCCATATCTTTGAGATCGTAACGAGCATTTGCATGATCTTTGGACTTTCCTGGAATGTCTAATAAAGTTCCAATTATGTTATCACATACATTTTTCTCGATGTGCATAACATCAAGACAATGACGCAATGTATTTTGCTTCCAATATGGCAACTCAAAGAAAATGGACCTTTTCTTCCATGGaccatcaattttatttttttgcttctttctaAATACCTTGTCAAAATCTTTCAAATCTTCAAAAATTTGTTCCCCATCTAATAAAGCTGGTGAAGACCTCAATTCAACATTGCCATTGAAAGATCTTTTATCCATCCTATATGGATGATCCATACCCAAAAATTTACGGTTATCCATGTAGCACATCTTCCGGCTATGTTTTAAATAACAAGATGAGGTGTCATAATTACAGCAAGGACATGCTAACTTTCCCTTTGTGCTCCAACCGGATAACATAGCATAAGCTGGAAAGTCACTTATGGTCCATAAAAG is from Arachis ipaensis cultivar K30076 chromosome B01, Araip1.1, whole genome shotgun sequence and encodes:
- the LOC110265366 gene encoding uncharacterized protein LOC110265366 gives rise to the protein MDNRKFLGMDHPYRMDKRSFNGNVELRSSPALLDGEQIFEDLKDFDKVFRKKQKNKIDGPWKKRSIFFELPYWKQNTLRHCLDVMHIEKNVCDNIIGTLLDIPGKSKDHANARYDLKDMGIRKKLQPKEIDGGKKEKIAKACFNLTNQEKTIFCDILKSVKLPSGSASNISRCVHVAEKKISGYKSHDAHFMLHYLLQVAIKCTMHNQVAGPLIYLGSFFRSLCQKVVENDTIDHLEVDIREILCQLERIFPPSFFDIMVHLPIHLVNELRLGGPVQFRWMYPIERYLCRLKSYVHNKSRPEGSIAEGYLAEECLTFCSREYEEHVNNQTKGRKWKKAKTLSHDFSEWFKERASHEDVSKQLKDLSRGPNTVAKRFSSYVINGYKFQTREHDASHTTQNSGVTLVCETPSFASAKDNNPMTKAVTYFGAINDIIELDYYACFKFVLFNCDWFEVEEENFGLTSVHFNKRCSRDDPFVVDIGG